The following proteins are encoded in a genomic region of Candidatus Melainabacteria bacterium:
- a CDS encoding DUF1778 domain-containing protein, giving the protein MSAELKKERLDLRLPPAAKSQIEKAAELQGRTVSDFVVAAALSQASQVIEQQMVLKLCLEDSMALAEAFMHEPAPNKKAIEAARRYREKLG; this is encoded by the coding sequence ATGTCAGCCGAGCTAAAAAAAGAGCGTCTAGATTTGCGTTTGCCACCAGCCGCAAAATCGCAGATAGAAAAGGCTGCCGAGCTACAAGGTCGCACAGTATCTGATTTTGTCGTGGCAGCAGCTCTTAGCCAGGCATCACAGGTAATCGAGCAACAGATGGTCTTGAAGCTTTGCCTTGAAGACAGCATGGCCCTTGCCGAGGCGTTCATGCACGAACCCGCGCCTAACAAGAAGGCAATTGAAGCGGCTCGCCGGTACAGGGAGAAACTGGGATAG